In one Nocardia tengchongensis genomic region, the following are encoded:
- a CDS encoding sigma-70 family RNA polymerase sigma factor — MDSAVTARAAESLELAALLQRCGQSDQQAFAELYDRTSARVFGLVLRVLHDPGYAEETTQEVYLQIWRTAANFDPNKGSAVTWLMTLAHRRAVDRVRAEQAHALREVAYGTSTLGNEFDEVTEEVGRRLEQQAVLAGLATLTETQREAISLAYFGGRTYAEVAAYLGVGLPTVKSRIRDGLTRLKKSLGVT, encoded by the coding sequence GTGGACTCTGCGGTGACGGCGCGCGCAGCCGAAAGTCTCGAACTAGCCGCACTTCTCCAGCGTTGCGGGCAGTCCGATCAGCAGGCCTTCGCCGAGCTGTACGACCGCACCAGCGCCCGAGTGTTCGGCCTGGTCCTACGCGTGCTCCACGATCCGGGCTACGCGGAGGAAACCACTCAGGAGGTGTATCTCCAGATCTGGCGTACGGCCGCCAATTTCGATCCGAACAAGGGCTCGGCCGTCACCTGGTTGATGACGCTGGCCCACCGCCGCGCCGTCGATCGAGTCCGCGCCGAGCAGGCGCATGCCCTGCGTGAAGTCGCCTATGGCACCAGCACTCTCGGTAACGAGTTCGACGAGGTCACCGAAGAGGTCGGGCGACGGCTGGAGCAGCAGGCGGTGCTCGCCGGGCTGGCCACCCTGACCGAAACGCAGCGGGAGGCGATCTCTCTCGCGTATTTCGGCGGGCGGACGTATGCCGAGGTAGCGGCCTATCTGGGCGTAGGGTTACCTACCGTTAAGTCCCGTATACGGGACGGACTGACACGACTCAAGAAAAGTTTGGGAGTGACGTGA
- a CDS encoding WhiB family transcriptional regulator produces the protein MPMPTHLPGPNADVWDWQMRGSCRGQDSAVFFHPDGERGRARAQRELRAKDICKACPVLLQCRSHALKVSEPYGIWGGMSETERELHARRNRRRVVA, from the coding sequence ATGCCAATGCCAACCCACCTCCCCGGTCCGAACGCCGACGTCTGGGATTGGCAGATGCGCGGATCCTGCCGCGGCCAGGACTCCGCGGTGTTCTTCCATCCGGACGGCGAGCGCGGCCGGGCCCGCGCTCAGCGCGAGCTTCGCGCCAAGGACATCTGCAAGGCCTGCCCGGTGCTGCTGCAGTGCCGTTCGCACGCACTGAAGGTCAGCGAGCCCTACGGCATCTGGGGCGGCATGTCCGAGACCGAGCGCGAGCTGCACGCCCGGCGTAACCGCCGGCGTGTCGTGGCGTAA
- the rimI gene encoding ribosomal protein S18-alanine N-acetyltransferase produces MTIRIEPMRPADVARCAQLEQVLFPEDDPWHEVSFLSELAGPHNRYITARDAGGRMVGYAGIALLGTADHPEAEVHTIGVDPDDHRRGIGTLLLEALLLEAGRRGGPVFLEVRTDNAPAITLYEKHGFHIIGLRKNYYQPSGADAYTMRRPAMAGFPQDGFATDAEVSS; encoded by the coding sequence ATGACCATCCGCATCGAACCGATGCGGCCGGCCGACGTCGCCCGCTGCGCACAACTCGAGCAGGTGCTGTTCCCGGAGGACGATCCCTGGCACGAGGTGTCGTTCCTGTCGGAACTGGCCGGACCGCACAACCGCTACATCACCGCCCGCGACGCCGGCGGCCGCATGGTCGGCTACGCGGGAATCGCGTTGCTCGGCACCGCCGATCACCCCGAGGCCGAGGTGCACACCATCGGCGTCGACCCGGACGACCATCGCCGCGGCATCGGCACCCTGCTGCTCGAAGCCCTGCTGCTGGAGGCCGGCCGCCGTGGCGGACCCGTCTTCCTCGAGGTCCGCACCGACAACGCGCCCGCCATCACGCTCTACGAGAAGCACGGCTTCCACATCATCGGCCTGCGCAAGAACTACTACCAGCCCAGCGGAGCCGACGCGTACACCATGCGCCGCCCCGCCATGGCCGGGTTCCCGCAGGACGGATTCGCCACCGACGCCGAGGTCTCGTCATGA
- a CDS encoding DUF5319 domain-containing protein, giving the protein MRDHLPPGLPPDPFAGDPSDPSAALDAIEPGEPLDPHERLAVEEDLADLAVYEALLAHRGIRGLVVSCEDCRQDHYHDWDMLRANLLQLLVDGTVRPHEPAYDPTPEAYVTWDYCRGYADASMNEALHGDGFDGFDV; this is encoded by the coding sequence GTGCGTGACCATCTACCACCTGGCTTGCCGCCGGATCCATTCGCCGGAGACCCCTCCGACCCGTCGGCCGCGCTCGATGCCATCGAGCCGGGGGAACCGCTGGATCCTCACGAGCGCCTAGCGGTCGAGGAAGATCTCGCCGACCTCGCGGTGTACGAGGCACTACTGGCCCACCGCGGCATCCGCGGACTCGTGGTCAGCTGCGAGGATTGCCGGCAGGATCACTACCACGATTGGGACATGTTGCGCGCCAACCTCCTCCAGCTACTGGTGGACGGCACGGTGCGACCGCACGAGCCCGCCTACGACCCGACGCCCGAGGCCTACGTCACCTGGGACTACTGCCGCGGCTACGCGGACGCTTCCATGAACGAGGCACTGCACGGCGACGGATTCGACGGGTTCGACGTCTGA
- the tsaD gene encoding tRNA (adenosine(37)-N6)-threonylcarbamoyltransferase complex transferase subunit TsaD: MIVMGIESSCDETGVGIVRRLPDGSCELLADEVASSVDQHARFGGVVPEIASRAHLEAIVPAMRRALATAGISKPDALAVTIGPGLAGALLVGVAAAKAYAAAWDIPFYALNHLGGHVAVDTLEHGPMPPAVALLVSGGHTHLLQVTDLGQPITELGSTVDDAAGEAFDKVARLLGLGYPGGPVLDSIATEGDPKAIAFPRGMTGPRDPRYDFSFSGLKTAVARYVEAAQREGRELPIPDIAASFQEAVADVLTMKAVRAAQDVGVDTLVLGGGATANSRIRSMAEERCTAAGITLRVPKPRLCTDNGVMIATLGAHVIAGGAPPSELTVATDPGLPVSTSYL, encoded by the coding sequence ATGATCGTCATGGGTATCGAAAGCTCCTGCGACGAAACCGGTGTCGGCATCGTGCGCCGGCTGCCGGACGGCAGCTGCGAACTGCTCGCCGACGAGGTCGCCTCCAGCGTCGACCAGCACGCCCGCTTCGGCGGCGTGGTGCCCGAGATCGCCTCGCGCGCACACCTCGAGGCCATCGTGCCCGCCATGCGCCGGGCCCTGGCCACCGCCGGGATCAGCAAGCCCGACGCGCTCGCCGTCACCATCGGCCCCGGCCTCGCGGGTGCGCTGCTGGTCGGCGTGGCGGCGGCGAAAGCCTATGCGGCGGCCTGGGATATCCCGTTCTACGCGCTCAACCACCTGGGCGGGCACGTCGCCGTCGACACCCTCGAGCACGGGCCCATGCCCCCGGCGGTCGCGCTGCTGGTCTCCGGCGGGCACACCCACCTGCTGCAGGTGACCGATCTCGGGCAGCCCATCACCGAACTCGGCAGCACCGTCGACGACGCGGCGGGCGAGGCCTTCGACAAGGTGGCCCGGCTGCTCGGCCTCGGCTACCCGGGCGGTCCGGTGCTCGATTCCATTGCCACCGAAGGCGATCCGAAGGCGATCGCCTTCCCGCGCGGCATGACCGGTCCCCGCGACCCGCGCTACGACTTCTCCTTCTCCGGCCTCAAGACCGCCGTCGCCCGCTATGTCGAAGCGGCGCAACGCGAAGGCCGCGAACTGCCCATCCCGGATATCGCGGCCTCCTTCCAGGAAGCCGTCGCGGACGTGCTCACCATGAAGGCCGTGCGGGCCGCGCAGGACGTCGGCGTCGACACCCTCGTGCTGGGCGGCGGCGCGACCGCCAACTCCCGCATCCGCTCGATGGCCGAAGAGCGTTGCACCGCTGCCGGAATCACCCTGCGCGTTCCGAAACCGCGCTTGTGCACGGACAACGGCGTCATGATCGCCACCTTGGGCGCGCACGTGATCGCCGGGGGCGCACCGCCTTCGGAACTGACCGTCGCCACCGACCCGGGTCTGCCGGTCTCGACGAGTTACCTGTAA
- the groL gene encoding chaperonin GroEL (60 kDa chaperone family; promotes refolding of misfolded polypeptides especially under stressful conditions; forms two stacked rings of heptamers to form a barrel-shaped 14mer; ends can be capped by GroES; misfolded proteins enter the barrel where they are refolded when GroES binds), whose amino-acid sequence MAKQIEFDEKARRAMERGVDKLADAVKVTLGPRGRHVVLAKAFGGPTVTNDGVTIARDIDLEDPFENLGAQLVKSVATKTNDVAGDGTTTATVLAQALIKGGLKNIAAGANPMTLGKGMSKAADAVTAALQAAATPVNGEKAIAQVATVSSRDEEIGALVAEALTKVGKDGVVTIEESSGLQTEVAITEGVQFDKGYLSPYFVTDPETMQAVYEDAWILLNREKISSLPDLLPLLEKIAESGKPVVIIAEDVDGEALSTLVVNAIRKTLKVVAVKAPFFGDRRKAFLDDLAIVTGGTVVNPDLGITLREAGLDVLGKARRVVVTKDETTIVEGAGSQADIDGRVAQLRKEIENTDSDWDREKLEERLAKLAGGVAVIKVGAATETELKERKYRVEDAVASAKAAVAEGIVPGGGTALVQAAATLPALRDSLTGDEAVGVEVVRLALLSPLFWIASNAGVDGAVVVSKVTDGAHGFNAATLTYGDLVAEGVIDPVKVTRSAVENATSVARMVLTTESAIVDKPVDDAADAHAGHSH is encoded by the coding sequence ATGGCAAAGCAGATCGAGTTCGACGAGAAGGCTCGTCGCGCCATGGAGCGCGGCGTCGACAAGCTCGCCGACGCCGTCAAGGTCACCCTCGGCCCGCGCGGCCGGCACGTGGTGCTGGCCAAGGCCTTCGGCGGCCCGACCGTCACCAACGACGGTGTGACCATCGCCCGTGACATCGACCTCGAGGACCCCTTCGAGAACCTCGGTGCGCAGCTGGTCAAGAGCGTCGCCACCAAGACCAACGACGTCGCCGGCGACGGCACCACCACCGCGACCGTGCTGGCGCAGGCCCTCATCAAGGGCGGCCTGAAGAACATCGCCGCGGGCGCCAACCCGATGACCCTGGGCAAGGGCATGAGCAAGGCCGCCGACGCGGTCACCGCCGCCCTGCAGGCCGCCGCGACCCCGGTCAACGGTGAGAAGGCCATCGCGCAGGTCGCCACCGTGTCCTCGCGTGACGAGGAGATCGGCGCCCTGGTCGCCGAGGCGCTGACCAAGGTCGGCAAGGACGGCGTCGTCACCATCGAGGAGTCCTCGGGTCTGCAGACCGAGGTCGCCATCACCGAGGGCGTGCAGTTCGACAAGGGCTACCTGTCCCCGTACTTCGTCACCGACCCGGAGACCATGCAGGCGGTCTACGAGGACGCGTGGATCCTGCTGAACCGCGAGAAGATCAGCTCGCTGCCGGACCTGCTGCCGCTGCTGGAGAAGATCGCCGAGTCGGGCAAGCCGGTCGTCATCATCGCCGAGGACGTCGACGGCGAGGCGCTGTCCACCCTGGTCGTCAACGCGATCCGCAAGACCCTCAAGGTCGTCGCGGTGAAGGCCCCGTTCTTCGGTGACCGCCGCAAGGCGTTCCTCGACGACCTGGCCATCGTCACCGGCGGCACCGTGGTCAACCCGGACCTGGGCATCACCCTGCGTGAGGCCGGCCTGGACGTGCTGGGCAAGGCCCGCCGCGTCGTGGTCACCAAGGACGAGACCACCATCGTCGAGGGCGCCGGCTCGCAGGCCGACATCGACGGCCGGGTCGCGCAGCTGCGCAAGGAGATCGAGAACACCGACTCCGACTGGGACCGCGAGAAGCTGGAAGAGCGCCTGGCCAAGCTGGCCGGCGGCGTCGCCGTCATCAAGGTCGGCGCGGCCACCGAGACCGAGCTCAAGGAGCGCAAGTACCGGGTCGAGGACGCGGTCGCGTCCGCCAAGGCCGCGGTCGCCGAGGGCATCGTCCCCGGCGGTGGCACCGCCCTGGTGCAGGCCGCCGCCACGCTGCCCGCGCTGCGCGACTCGCTGACCGGTGACGAGGCCGTCGGCGTCGAGGTCGTGCGTCTGGCCCTGCTGTCGCCGCTGTTCTGGATCGCCAGCAACGCCGGTGTCGACGGCGCGGTCGTGGTCTCCAAGGTGACCGACGGCGCGCACGGCTTCAACGCCGCCACCCTCACCTACGGCGACCTGGTCGCCGAGGGCGTCATCGACCCGGTCAAGGTCACCCGCTCGGCCGTCGAGAACGCCACCTCGGTCGCGCGCATGGTGCTCACCACGGAGTCCGCGATCGTCGACAAGCCCGTCGACGATGCCGCCGACGCGCACGCCGGCCACTCCCACTGA
- a CDS encoding alpha/beta fold hydrolase, producing MPFARAIDAEIHYEDSGGEGPVVLLGHEFLMDRTMFASQQAALTPEFRIVTWDARGHGRTRDEGLPFTYWTSARDALTVLDQLGADRAVVGGTSQGGFIALRTALLAPERVAALVLLSSEAHEPTAAELVNARKFLDKWHEDAPRPALAEYLARWLIGDDDWYRAVWVKRWLARDPSATEIAAGALLNRDSVLARLPEITCPTLVIHPTRSGVPRSHARELADRLPRASYVEIEGARQTVNMTHPVAVNSAIREFLRDITPPPPRTFSGRLGAV from the coding sequence GTGCCATTCGCCCGTGCGATCGATGCCGAGATCCACTACGAAGACAGCGGGGGCGAAGGTCCGGTTGTGCTGCTGGGGCACGAATTCCTCATGGACCGAACGATGTTCGCGTCGCAACAGGCGGCGCTGACTCCGGAGTTCCGGATCGTGACCTGGGATGCGCGCGGACACGGCCGCACCCGCGACGAGGGGCTGCCGTTCACCTACTGGACCTCCGCCCGGGACGCGCTGACCGTCCTGGATCAACTAGGCGCGGATCGAGCCGTGGTGGGCGGGACCTCGCAGGGCGGATTCATCGCCCTGCGCACCGCGCTGCTGGCCCCCGAACGCGTCGCCGCCCTCGTCCTGCTGAGCAGCGAGGCGCACGAACCGACCGCCGCCGAACTCGTCAATGCCCGAAAGTTTCTGGACAAATGGCATGAGGACGCCCCCCGCCCCGCGCTCGCCGAATACCTCGCCCGCTGGCTCATCGGCGACGACGACTGGTACCGCGCCGTCTGGGTGAAACGCTGGCTGGCACGCGACCCGTCGGCCACCGAGATCGCCGCCGGCGCCCTGCTGAACCGCGACTCGGTCCTGGCCCGACTACCCGAAATCACCTGCCCCACTTTGGTCATCCACCCGACCCGCTCCGGCGTCCCCCGCTCCCACGCCCGCGAACTGGCCGACCGCCTCCCCCGCGCCAGCTACGTGGAGATCGAGGGCGCCCGCCAGACGGTGAACATGACCCACCCAGTGGCGGTCAATTCCGCGATCCGAGAGTTCCTCCGCGACATCACTCCCCCGCCTCCCCGTACCTTCAGCGGCCGGCTGGGAGCCGTTTGA
- a CDS encoding LysE family translocator, with the protein MAAAAGVSALVTASVAYSGLRIAGAIYLAWMGVGMVRAGLRRPATVPGSEVEESPRGLFGAWARGVGTNLLNPKVGVFYVAMLPQFLPDGVPPLLMGCVLAVVHNVEGMVWFAGIIGAAGVARAWLGRDGVRRGMDVVAGTVVVGFGVKLAVSRR; encoded by the coding sequence GTGGCCGCGGCGGCGGGGGTGTCGGCGCTGGTGACCGCTTCGGTGGCGTACTCGGGGCTGCGGATCGCGGGGGCGATCTATTTGGCGTGGATGGGGGTTGGCATGGTTCGGGCCGGGCTTCGGCGGCCGGCGACTGTGCCTGGGAGCGAGGTGGAGGAGTCTCCGCGGGGCTTGTTCGGGGCCTGGGCTCGTGGGGTGGGGACCAATCTGCTGAATCCGAAGGTTGGGGTGTTCTATGTGGCCATGCTGCCGCAGTTTCTGCCGGACGGAGTTCCTCCGCTGCTGATGGGGTGCGTACTGGCTGTGGTGCACAACGTCGAGGGGATGGTGTGGTTTGCCGGGATCATCGGGGCGGCGGGGGTGGCCAGGGCGTGGTTGGGGCGGGATGGGGTGCGGCGGGGGATGGATGTTGTGGCGGGGACGGTGGTGGTCGGGTTCGGGGTGAAGTTGGCGGTAAGTCGGCGCTGA
- a CDS encoding anti-sigma-D factor RsdA, giving the protein MARDGERGRGDFKAQPGSQNSGPYAEASGDTGPVDIAAVRRDDALIDAISGDGPVQTGTSEEYQLAALLADWRAEIMAEPLPAGPDLDAIVAAVNQEIGARQARIGAGNRGRLRLVRPILGSAAALALIFGGLTAFSYNASPGDPLWKMKTVVFSEQAQSTVVSRADSDLDQAKELIAQGKAEEAKPLMERAADNASQVNDSGKKDNLTDRWQQLYTQLQATAPKVAESLAAVAPTTTKVPGVPTSANVPVPSGNPATKPDGTPPSVDSSVAGTNPNPNPASGGGISLTTPPTVPPLTTIPTIPPGRPNRRPCRRPS; this is encoded by the coding sequence ATGGCTAGGGATGGCGAGCGCGGTCGGGGCGACTTCAAGGCGCAACCTGGATCGCAGAACAGCGGTCCCTACGCCGAGGCGTCCGGTGATACCGGGCCGGTCGATATCGCCGCGGTGCGACGCGACGATGCGCTGATCGACGCCATCTCCGGTGACGGTCCCGTGCAGACGGGCACTTCGGAGGAATACCAGCTGGCGGCCCTGTTGGCCGACTGGCGTGCGGAGATCATGGCCGAGCCGTTGCCGGCCGGACCGGACCTGGATGCCATCGTCGCCGCGGTCAATCAGGAGATCGGCGCACGACAGGCCAGAATCGGCGCGGGCAACCGCGGGCGACTACGGCTGGTCCGGCCGATCCTGGGTTCCGCGGCGGCCCTGGCGCTCATCTTCGGTGGCCTGACGGCGTTCTCCTACAACGCGAGTCCCGGCGATCCGCTGTGGAAGATGAAGACGGTCGTGTTCAGCGAGCAGGCCCAGTCCACGGTCGTCTCGCGGGCGGACAGTGATCTGGACCAGGCGAAGGAGCTCATCGCGCAGGGCAAGGCCGAAGAGGCCAAGCCGCTGATGGAGCGCGCCGCCGACAATGCCTCCCAGGTCAACGACTCCGGCAAGAAGGACAATCTGACCGATCGCTGGCAGCAGCTCTACACCCAGCTGCAGGCGACCGCTCCGAAGGTTGCCGAGTCGCTGGCGGCGGTCGCTCCGACCACCACCAAGGTGCCGGGCGTCCCGACCTCCGCGAATGTGCCGGTGCCGTCGGGTAATCCGGCGACCAAGCCGGACGGTACCCCGCCGTCGGTCGATTCGTCGGTGGCGGGCACCAACCCGAACCCGAATCCGGCCAGCGGTGGCGGCATTTCGCTCACCACCCCGCCGACCGTCCCGCCGCTGACCACGATCCCGACCATCCCGCCGGGGAGACCGAACCGCCGACCGTGCCGCCGACCGTCGTGA
- the guaB gene encoding IMP dehydrogenase, with translation MSSPVTGERNAGRPHTGGDDPNKIAMLGLTFDDVLLLPAASDLIPSSVDTSSKLTRDISLRTPLVSSAMDTVTEARMAIAMARAGGMGVLHRNLSVEAQAAQAETVKRSEAGMVTDPVTCRPDDTLAEVDAMCARFRISGLPVVDERGMLVGIITNRDMRFEVDQDRHVSEVMTPAPLITAQEGVTAEAALGLLRRHKIEKLPIVDGSGKLRGLITVKDFVKTEQYPNATKDRDGRLLVGAAVGVGEDAWTRAMTLAEVGVDVLIVDTAHGHQSGVLQMVSKIKAEVGDRVQIVGGNVATRAGALALVEAGVDAVKVGVGPGSICTTRVVAGVGAPQITAILEATAACRPHGVPVIADGGVQYSGDIAKAIAAGASTVMLGSLLAGTAESPGDLILVGGKQFKSYRGMGSLGAMQGRGEAKSYSKDRYFQDDVLSEKKLVPEGIEGRVPFRGPLDQVIHQLVGGLRAAMGYTGAQTIPDLQAAQFVQITAAGLKESHPHDITMTVEAPNYTTRS, from the coding sequence ATGAGCAGTCCCGTGACGGGCGAACGTAACGCAGGCCGCCCCCATACGGGCGGCGACGATCCCAACAAAATCGCCATGCTCGGCCTCACCTTCGACGATGTGCTGTTGTTGCCCGCGGCCTCCGATCTGATCCCGAGCTCGGTCGACACCTCCAGCAAGCTGACGCGTGACATCTCGCTGCGCACCCCGCTGGTGAGCTCGGCCATGGACACCGTCACCGAGGCGCGCATGGCCATCGCCATGGCGCGTGCGGGCGGAATGGGTGTGCTGCACCGCAATCTGTCGGTCGAGGCGCAGGCCGCGCAGGCCGAGACGGTGAAGCGGTCCGAGGCGGGCATGGTGACCGACCCCGTCACCTGTCGCCCCGACGACACGCTGGCCGAGGTCGACGCCATGTGCGCCCGCTTCCGCATCTCCGGTCTGCCGGTGGTGGACGAGCGCGGCATGCTGGTCGGCATCATCACCAACCGCGATATGCGGTTCGAGGTGGATCAGGACCGCCACGTCTCCGAGGTGATGACCCCGGCGCCGCTGATCACCGCCCAGGAGGGCGTCACCGCGGAGGCCGCGCTGGGTCTGCTGCGCCGCCACAAGATCGAGAAGCTGCCGATCGTGGACGGCTCCGGCAAGCTGCGCGGCCTGATCACGGTCAAGGACTTCGTCAAGACCGAGCAGTACCCGAACGCCACCAAGGACCGCGACGGGCGACTGCTCGTCGGCGCGGCCGTCGGTGTCGGCGAGGATGCCTGGACCCGGGCCATGACGCTGGCCGAGGTGGGTGTCGACGTGCTGATCGTGGACACCGCGCACGGCCACCAGTCGGGTGTGCTGCAGATGGTCTCCAAGATCAAGGCCGAGGTCGGCGACCGCGTGCAGATCGTCGGCGGCAACGTCGCGACCCGCGCGGGTGCGCTGGCGCTGGTCGAAGCCGGTGTGGACGCGGTGAAGGTGGGTGTGGGCCCCGGCTCCATCTGCACCACCCGCGTGGTCGCCGGTGTCGGCGCGCCGCAGATCACCGCCATCCTCGAGGCCACTGCGGCGTGCCGTCCGCACGGCGTGCCGGTCATCGCCGACGGTGGCGTGCAGTACTCCGGTGACATCGCCAAGGCCATCGCGGCCGGCGCGTCGACCGTGATGCTGGGTTCGCTGCTGGCCGGTACCGCCGAGTCGCCGGGCGATCTGATCCTGGTGGGCGGCAAGCAGTTCAAGAGCTACCGCGGCATGGGTTCGCTGGGCGCCATGCAGGGCCGCGGCGAGGCCAAGTCCTACTCGAAGGACCGCTACTTCCAGGACGACGTGCTGTCGGAGAAGAAGCTGGTGCCCGAGGGCATCGAGGGCCGGGTGCCCTTCCGCGGCCCGCTGGACCAGGTCATCCACCAGCTGGTCGGCGGCCTGCGCGCGGCCATGGGTTACACCGGCGCGCAGACCATCCCGGACCTGCAGGCGGCGCAGTTCGTGCAGATCACCGCGGCGGGTCTGAAGGAGTCGCACCCGCACGACATCACCATGACCGTCGAGGCCCCCAACTACACCACCCGTTCGTAG
- a CDS encoding GuaB3 family IMP dehydrogenase-related protein, with the protein MRDMVEIGMGRTARRTYELDDIDIVPSRRTRSSKQVSLAWQLDAYRFEIPFLAHPTDALVSPKFAIELGKAGGLGVINGEGLWARHADVDAKVQQLTEVAEKEGTEAAIALLQELHAAPMKADLLAAAVAEVRAAGVTTAVRVSPQNARALTPSLVQAGIDLLVVHGTIISAEHVGDGEPLNLKTFIAELDVPVVAGGVSDHRTALHLMRTGAAGVIVGYGSMQGATTTNEVLGIGVPMATAIADAAAARRDYLDETGGRYVHVIADGETLTSGHVAKAIACGADAVMLGVPLAMARETPGNGWYWPSAAAHPSVPRGAVLPYAVEEERVPLDQVLNGPSNDPFGSLNLVGGLRRSMAKTGYSDLKEFQKVGLNVRG; encoded by the coding sequence ATGCGCGATATGGTCGAGATCGGCATGGGCCGCACCGCCCGGCGCACCTATGAGCTGGACGATATCGACATCGTTCCCTCGCGGCGGACCCGCTCGTCCAAGCAGGTGTCGCTGGCGTGGCAGCTCGACGCGTACCGCTTCGAGATCCCGTTCCTCGCGCATCCGACCGACGCGCTCGTCTCGCCCAAGTTCGCCATCGAACTGGGCAAGGCCGGCGGGCTCGGCGTCATCAACGGTGAGGGCCTGTGGGCCCGGCACGCCGATGTGGACGCGAAGGTCCAGCAGCTGACCGAGGTCGCGGAGAAGGAAGGCACCGAGGCGGCGATCGCGCTGCTGCAGGAGCTGCACGCCGCGCCGATGAAGGCCGATCTGCTGGCCGCCGCGGTCGCCGAGGTGCGTGCCGCCGGCGTCACCACCGCGGTGCGGGTCAGCCCGCAGAACGCGCGCGCGCTGACCCCGAGCCTGGTGCAGGCCGGGATCGACCTGCTGGTGGTGCACGGCACCATCATCTCCGCCGAGCACGTGGGTGACGGTGAGCCGCTGAACCTGAAGACCTTCATCGCCGAGCTGGATGTGCCGGTGGTCGCGGGCGGGGTGTCCGATCACCGCACCGCGCTGCACCTGATGCGCACCGGCGCGGCGGGCGTCATCGTCGGCTACGGCTCCATGCAGGGCGCGACCACCACCAACGAGGTGCTCGGCATCGGGGTGCCGATGGCCACCGCCATTGCCGACGCCGCCGCCGCGCGCCGCGACTACCTGGACGAGACCGGCGGCCGCTACGTGCACGTCATCGCCGACGGCGAGACGCTGACCTCCGGTCATGTCGCCAAGGCCATCGCCTGCGGCGCGGACGCGGTCATGCTGGGCGTGCCGCTGGCCATGGCCCGCGAGACCCCCGGCAACGGCTGGTACTGGCCCTCGGCCGCCGCTCACCCGTCGGTCCCGCGTGGCGCGGTGCTGCCGTACGCGGTCGAGGAGGAGCGCGTCCCGCTGGACCAGGTCCTCAACGGCCCGTCCAACGACCCGTTCGGTTCGCTGAATCTGGTTGGCGGCCTGCGTCGTTCGATGGCCAAGACCGGCTACAGCGACCTGAAGGAATTCCAGAAGGTCGGTTTGAACGTCCGGGGCTGA
- the groES gene encoding co-chaperone GroES: MASVNIKPLEDKILVQANEAETTTASGLVIPDTAKEKPQEGTVIAVGPGRWDEDGEKRIPLDVKEGDVVIYSKYGGTEIKYNGSEYLILSARDLLAVVTK, translated from the coding sequence GTGGCGAGCGTGAACATCAAGCCGCTCGAGGACAAGATCCTCGTCCAGGCCAACGAGGCCGAAACCACCACCGCCTCCGGTCTGGTCATCCCCGACACGGCGAAGGAAAAGCCCCAGGAGGGCACCGTCATCGCCGTCGGCCCCGGCCGCTGGGACGAAGACGGCGAGAAGCGCATCCCGCTGGACGTCAAGGAAGGCGACGTCGTCATCTACAGCAAGTACGGCGGCACCGAGATCAAGTACAACGGCTCCGAGTACCTGATCCTCTCGGCTCGCGACCTGCTGGCCGTCGTCACCAAGTAA
- a CDS encoding sigma-70 family RNA polymerase sigma factor, which translates to MNNTGEELDPAVVAAAAQGDRAALSQVLVSIRPLVVRYCRARIGSAERGQLSADDVAQEVCLAVMTALPRYQDQGRPFMAFVYGIASHKVADAHRNSARNKADAMAEVPDVISTDQGPEQRALESETSRQMNALLATLPEKHREILILRLVMGLSAEETAVAVGSTAGAIRVAQHRALAKLKSQVARAGEMYG; encoded by the coding sequence ATGAACAACACGGGTGAGGAGTTGGATCCCGCTGTCGTCGCTGCCGCAGCGCAGGGCGACCGGGCGGCCCTTTCCCAGGTACTGGTCAGCATCCGCCCCCTCGTGGTGCGGTATTGCCGTGCGCGTATCGGATCGGCCGAACGCGGCCAGCTCTCCGCGGACGACGTCGCGCAGGAGGTCTGTCTGGCCGTCATGACTGCTCTTCCCCGGTATCAGGACCAGGGTCGACCGTTCATGGCGTTCGTCTACGGCATCGCCTCGCACAAGGTCGCGGACGCCCACAGAAATTCCGCCCGTAACAAGGCGGACGCCATGGCCGAAGTACCGGATGTCATATCCACCGACCAGGGGCCGGAGCAGCGAGCACTCGAATCCGAAACAAGCCGGCAGATGAACGCTCTGCTGGCGACGCTTCCGGAGAAGCATCGAGAAATCCTGATCCTTCGCCTGGTCATGGGTCTGTCGGCTGAAGAAACCGCAGTCGCCGTGGGCAGTACGGCGGGTGCTATACGAGTCGCCCAGCACCGGGCACTCGCGAAACTCAAGTCTCAAGTGGCGAGGGCAGGTGAAATGTATGGCTAG